One window from the genome of Balearica regulorum gibbericeps isolate bBalReg1 chromosome 18, bBalReg1.pri, whole genome shotgun sequence encodes:
- the RHOT1 gene encoding mitochondrial Rho GTPase 1 isoform X1, whose amino-acid sequence MKKDVRILLVGEPRVGKTSLIMSLVSEEFPEEVPPRAEEITIPADVTPERVPTHIVDYSEAEQSDEQLYHEISQANVICIVYAVNNKNSIDKVTSRWIPLINERTDKDSRLPLILVGNKSDLVEYSSMETILPIMNQYTEIETCVECSAKNLKNISELFYYAQKAVLHPTGPLYCPEEKEMKPACIKALTRIFRISDQDNDGTLNDAELNFFQRICFNTPLAPQALEDVKNVVRKNLSDGVADNGLTLKGFLFLHTLFIQRGRHETTWTVLRRFGYDDDLELTPEYLFPPLKIPPDCTTELNHHAYLFLQSIFDKHDLDRDCALSPDELKDLFKVFSYMPWGPDVNNTVCTNERGWITYQGFLSQWTLTTYLDVQRCLEYLGYLGYSILAEQESQASAITVTRDKKIDLQKKQTQRNVFRCNVVGMKGCGKSGVLQALLGRNLIRQRQIRAEHKSYYAINTVYVYGQEKYLLLHDVSDSEFLTDMETVCDAVCLVYDVSNPKSFEYCARIFKQHFVDSRIPCLVVAAKSDLHEVRQEYSISPAEFCKKHKMPPPQAFTCNTVDVPSKDIFVKLTTMAMYPHARLRCMCACNRCTFCICQNFLNSDLLQSVKNKLFTAVLNRLRPYIDELGAMLLADEESSIMQQVHAVNSVEDSIFMESSLGPRLLEDRHVTQADLKSSTFWLRASFGATVFAVLGFAMYKALLKQR is encoded by the exons ATGAAGAAGGACGTGAGGATCCTGCTGGTGGGAGAAC ccagagttGGGAAGACATCACTAATTATGTCTCTTGTCAGTGAAGAATTTCCAGAGGAG GTTCCACCACGAGCTGAAGAAATCACCATTCCAGCTGATGTCACCCCTGAAAGAGTGCCAACCCACATAGTGGATTATTCAG aagcagagcaaaGTGATGAGCAGCTTTACCATGAAATATCACAG GCAAATGTGATTTGTATAGTATATGCTGTTAACAACAAGAATTCTATTGATAAG GTAACAAGTCGATGGATTCCTCTCATCAATGAAAGGACAGACAAAGATAGCAG gctGCCTCTTATATTGGTTGGAAATAAGTCTGATCTAGTGGAATATAGCAGTATGGAAACCATCCTTCCCATTATGAATCAATATACAGAGATAGAAACATGTGTAGAG tgctcAGCCAAAAACTTGAAGAATATATCCGAGCTATTTTATTACGCACAGAAAGCTGTTCTACATCCTACAGGTCCTCTTTATTGCCCAGAGGAGAAAGAG ATGAAACCTGCCTGTATTAAAGCACTCACTCGCATTTTTAGAATTTCTGATCAGGATAATGATGGTACTCTCAATGATGCAGAGCTCAACTTCTTTCAG agaatttgttttaatacaCCACTGGCACCTCAAGCTTTGGAAGATGTAAAGAATGTAGTCAGGAAAAACCTAAGTGATGGAGTTGCAGATAATGGATTAACATTAAAAG gttttctttttctacacaCACTTTTCATTCAGCGAGGAAGGCACGAAACAACTTGGACTGTTTTACGTCGCTTTGGATATGATGATGACTTAGAGCTTACACCAGAGTACTTGTTCCCTCC GCTAAAAATTCCTCCGGACTGCACGACAGAATTAAATCATCATGCATATTTGtttcttcaaagcatttttgaTAAACATGATTTG GATAGAGATTGTGCTTTGTCTCCTGATGAATTGAAAGATTTGTTCAAAGTCTTCTCTTATATGCCATGGGGACCTGATGTTAACAACACTGTTTGTACAAATGAAAGGGGGTGGATTACATACCAAGGATTTCTCTCTCAGTGGAC ACTAACCACGTACTTAGATGTACAGCGTTGTCTGGAGTACCTGGGTTATTTAGGCTACTCGATACTTGCAGAACAAGAATCTCAAGCATCAGCAATTAcag taacaaGAGATAAAAAGATAGACCTCCAGAAAAAACAGActcagagaaatgttttccGATGCAATGTTGTTGGAATGAAAGGTTGTGGGAAAAGTGGAGTTCTTCAGGCTCTTCTTGGAAGAAATCTAATA AGACAGAGGCAAATACGTGCAGAACACAAATCTTACTATGCCATTAACACAGTCTATGTATATGGACAGGAAAAATACTTGCTG ctacatGATGTCAGTGACTCTGAATTTTTAACTGACATGGAGACCGTATGTGATGCTGTCTGCCTGGTATATGATGTCAGTAACCCTAAGTCCTTTGAGTACTGTGCCAGGATTTTTAAG CAACACTTCGTGGATAGCAGAATACCATGCTTAGTGGTAGCTGCCAAGTCTGACTTGCATGAAGTTAGACAGGAATATAGTATTTCTCCTGCTGAATTCTgcaaaaaacacaaaatgccTCCACCTCAAGCCTTTACTTGTAATACGGTTGATGTGCCGAGTAAGGATATCTTTGTTAAACTGACAACTATGGCAATGTATCC CCATGCCCGGTTACGCTGTATGTGCGCCTGCAACAGGTGTACATTTTGCATCTGTCAGAACTTCCTCAACTCAGACTTGCTGCAATCTGTAAAGAACAAACTCTTCACTGCAGTTCTTAACAG GTTAAGACCCTACATAGATGAGTTGGGGGCCATGCTGTTAGCAGACGAGGAGAGCAGTATTATGCAGCAGGTGCACGCCGTCAACTCTGTAGAAGATTCCATCTTCATGGAGTCATCTCTTGGTCCACGTTTACTTGAAGACAG GCATGTGACACAAGCGGACCTCAAGAGCTCTACGTTTTGGCTCCGAGCAAGTTTTGGTGCTACTGTCTTTgcagttttgggttttgctaTGTACAAAGCATTATTAAAGCAACGATGA
- the RHOT1 gene encoding mitochondrial Rho GTPase 1 isoform X2, with protein MKKDVRILLVGEPRVGKTSLIMSLVSEEFPEEVPPRAEEITIPADVTPERVPTHIVDYSEAEQSDEQLYHEISQANVICIVYAVNNKNSIDKVTSRWIPLINERTDKDSRLPLILVGNKSDLVEYSSMETILPIMNQYTEIETCVECSAKNLKNISELFYYAQKAVLHPTGPLYCPEEKEMKPACIKALTRIFRISDQDNDGTLNDAELNFFQRICFNTPLAPQALEDVKNVVRKNLSDGVADNGLTLKGFLFLHTLFIQRGRHETTWTVLRRFGYDDDLELTPEYLFPPLKIPPDCTTELNHHAYLFLQSIFDKHDLDRDCALSPDELKDLFKVFSYMPWGPDVNNTVCTNERGWITYQGFLSQWTLTTYLDVQRCLEYLGYLGYSILAEQESQASAITVTRDKKIDLQKKQTQRNVFRCNVVGMKGCGKSGVLQALLGRNLIRQRQIRAEHKSYYAINTVYVYGQEKYLLLHDVSDSEFLTDMETVCDAVCLVYDVSNPKSFEYCARIFKQHFVDSRIPCLVVAAKSDLHEVRQEYSISPAEFCKKHKMPPPQAFTCNTVDVPSKDIFVKLTTMAMYPHARLRCMCACNRCTFCICQNFLNSDLLQSVKNKLFTAVLNRHVTQADLKSSTFWLRASFGATVFAVLGFAMYKALLKQR; from the exons ATGAAGAAGGACGTGAGGATCCTGCTGGTGGGAGAAC ccagagttGGGAAGACATCACTAATTATGTCTCTTGTCAGTGAAGAATTTCCAGAGGAG GTTCCACCACGAGCTGAAGAAATCACCATTCCAGCTGATGTCACCCCTGAAAGAGTGCCAACCCACATAGTGGATTATTCAG aagcagagcaaaGTGATGAGCAGCTTTACCATGAAATATCACAG GCAAATGTGATTTGTATAGTATATGCTGTTAACAACAAGAATTCTATTGATAAG GTAACAAGTCGATGGATTCCTCTCATCAATGAAAGGACAGACAAAGATAGCAG gctGCCTCTTATATTGGTTGGAAATAAGTCTGATCTAGTGGAATATAGCAGTATGGAAACCATCCTTCCCATTATGAATCAATATACAGAGATAGAAACATGTGTAGAG tgctcAGCCAAAAACTTGAAGAATATATCCGAGCTATTTTATTACGCACAGAAAGCTGTTCTACATCCTACAGGTCCTCTTTATTGCCCAGAGGAGAAAGAG ATGAAACCTGCCTGTATTAAAGCACTCACTCGCATTTTTAGAATTTCTGATCAGGATAATGATGGTACTCTCAATGATGCAGAGCTCAACTTCTTTCAG agaatttgttttaatacaCCACTGGCACCTCAAGCTTTGGAAGATGTAAAGAATGTAGTCAGGAAAAACCTAAGTGATGGAGTTGCAGATAATGGATTAACATTAAAAG gttttctttttctacacaCACTTTTCATTCAGCGAGGAAGGCACGAAACAACTTGGACTGTTTTACGTCGCTTTGGATATGATGATGACTTAGAGCTTACACCAGAGTACTTGTTCCCTCC GCTAAAAATTCCTCCGGACTGCACGACAGAATTAAATCATCATGCATATTTGtttcttcaaagcatttttgaTAAACATGATTTG GATAGAGATTGTGCTTTGTCTCCTGATGAATTGAAAGATTTGTTCAAAGTCTTCTCTTATATGCCATGGGGACCTGATGTTAACAACACTGTTTGTACAAATGAAAGGGGGTGGATTACATACCAAGGATTTCTCTCTCAGTGGAC ACTAACCACGTACTTAGATGTACAGCGTTGTCTGGAGTACCTGGGTTATTTAGGCTACTCGATACTTGCAGAACAAGAATCTCAAGCATCAGCAATTAcag taacaaGAGATAAAAAGATAGACCTCCAGAAAAAACAGActcagagaaatgttttccGATGCAATGTTGTTGGAATGAAAGGTTGTGGGAAAAGTGGAGTTCTTCAGGCTCTTCTTGGAAGAAATCTAATA AGACAGAGGCAAATACGTGCAGAACACAAATCTTACTATGCCATTAACACAGTCTATGTATATGGACAGGAAAAATACTTGCTG ctacatGATGTCAGTGACTCTGAATTTTTAACTGACATGGAGACCGTATGTGATGCTGTCTGCCTGGTATATGATGTCAGTAACCCTAAGTCCTTTGAGTACTGTGCCAGGATTTTTAAG CAACACTTCGTGGATAGCAGAATACCATGCTTAGTGGTAGCTGCCAAGTCTGACTTGCATGAAGTTAGACAGGAATATAGTATTTCTCCTGCTGAATTCTgcaaaaaacacaaaatgccTCCACCTCAAGCCTTTACTTGTAATACGGTTGATGTGCCGAGTAAGGATATCTTTGTTAAACTGACAACTATGGCAATGTATCC CCATGCCCGGTTACGCTGTATGTGCGCCTGCAACAGGTGTACATTTTGCATCTGTCAGAACTTCCTCAACTCAGACTTGCTGCAATCTGTAAAGAACAAACTCTTCACTGCAGTTCTTAACAG GCATGTGACACAAGCGGACCTCAAGAGCTCTACGTTTTGGCTCCGAGCAAGTTTTGGTGCTACTGTCTTTgcagttttgggttttgctaTGTACAAAGCATTATTAAAGCAACGATGA
- the RHOT1 gene encoding mitochondrial Rho GTPase 1 isoform X3, whose protein sequence is MKKDVRILLVGEPRVGKTSLIMSLVSEEFPEEVPPRAEEITIPADVTPERVPTHIVDYSEAEQSDEQLYHEISQANVICIVYAVNNKNSIDKVTSRWIPLINERTDKDSRLPLILVGNKSDLVEYSSMETILPIMNQYTEIETCVECSAKNLKNISELFYYAQKAVLHPTGPLYCPEEKEMKPACIKALTRIFRISDQDNDGTLNDAELNFFQRICFNTPLAPQALEDVKNVVRKNLSDGVADNGLTLKGFLFLHTLFIQRGRHETTWTVLRRFGYDDDLELTPEYLFPPLKIPPDCTTELNHHAYLFLQSIFDKHDLDRDCALSPDELKDLFKVFSYMPWGPDVNNTVCTNERGWITYQGFLSQWTLTTYLDVQRCLEYLGYLGYSILAEQESQASAITVTRDKKIDLQKKQTQRNVFRCNVVGMKGCGKSGVLQALLGRNLIRQRQIRAEHKSYYAINTVYVYGQEKYLLLHDVSDSEFLTDMETVCDAVCLVYDVSNPKSFEYCARIFKQHFVDSRIPCLVVAAKSDLHEVRQEYSISPAEFCKKHKMPPPQAFTCNTVDVPSKDIFVKLTTMAMYPHARLRCMCACNRCTFCICQNFLNSDLLQSVKNKLFTAVLNRCLP, encoded by the exons ATGAAGAAGGACGTGAGGATCCTGCTGGTGGGAGAAC ccagagttGGGAAGACATCACTAATTATGTCTCTTGTCAGTGAAGAATTTCCAGAGGAG GTTCCACCACGAGCTGAAGAAATCACCATTCCAGCTGATGTCACCCCTGAAAGAGTGCCAACCCACATAGTGGATTATTCAG aagcagagcaaaGTGATGAGCAGCTTTACCATGAAATATCACAG GCAAATGTGATTTGTATAGTATATGCTGTTAACAACAAGAATTCTATTGATAAG GTAACAAGTCGATGGATTCCTCTCATCAATGAAAGGACAGACAAAGATAGCAG gctGCCTCTTATATTGGTTGGAAATAAGTCTGATCTAGTGGAATATAGCAGTATGGAAACCATCCTTCCCATTATGAATCAATATACAGAGATAGAAACATGTGTAGAG tgctcAGCCAAAAACTTGAAGAATATATCCGAGCTATTTTATTACGCACAGAAAGCTGTTCTACATCCTACAGGTCCTCTTTATTGCCCAGAGGAGAAAGAG ATGAAACCTGCCTGTATTAAAGCACTCACTCGCATTTTTAGAATTTCTGATCAGGATAATGATGGTACTCTCAATGATGCAGAGCTCAACTTCTTTCAG agaatttgttttaatacaCCACTGGCACCTCAAGCTTTGGAAGATGTAAAGAATGTAGTCAGGAAAAACCTAAGTGATGGAGTTGCAGATAATGGATTAACATTAAAAG gttttctttttctacacaCACTTTTCATTCAGCGAGGAAGGCACGAAACAACTTGGACTGTTTTACGTCGCTTTGGATATGATGATGACTTAGAGCTTACACCAGAGTACTTGTTCCCTCC GCTAAAAATTCCTCCGGACTGCACGACAGAATTAAATCATCATGCATATTTGtttcttcaaagcatttttgaTAAACATGATTTG GATAGAGATTGTGCTTTGTCTCCTGATGAATTGAAAGATTTGTTCAAAGTCTTCTCTTATATGCCATGGGGACCTGATGTTAACAACACTGTTTGTACAAATGAAAGGGGGTGGATTACATACCAAGGATTTCTCTCTCAGTGGAC ACTAACCACGTACTTAGATGTACAGCGTTGTCTGGAGTACCTGGGTTATTTAGGCTACTCGATACTTGCAGAACAAGAATCTCAAGCATCAGCAATTAcag taacaaGAGATAAAAAGATAGACCTCCAGAAAAAACAGActcagagaaatgttttccGATGCAATGTTGTTGGAATGAAAGGTTGTGGGAAAAGTGGAGTTCTTCAGGCTCTTCTTGGAAGAAATCTAATA AGACAGAGGCAAATACGTGCAGAACACAAATCTTACTATGCCATTAACACAGTCTATGTATATGGACAGGAAAAATACTTGCTG ctacatGATGTCAGTGACTCTGAATTTTTAACTGACATGGAGACCGTATGTGATGCTGTCTGCCTGGTATATGATGTCAGTAACCCTAAGTCCTTTGAGTACTGTGCCAGGATTTTTAAG CAACACTTCGTGGATAGCAGAATACCATGCTTAGTGGTAGCTGCCAAGTCTGACTTGCATGAAGTTAGACAGGAATATAGTATTTCTCCTGCTGAATTCTgcaaaaaacacaaaatgccTCCACCTCAAGCCTTTACTTGTAATACGGTTGATGTGCCGAGTAAGGATATCTTTGTTAAACTGACAACTATGGCAATGTATCC CCATGCCCGGTTACGCTGTATGTGCGCCTGCAACAGGTGTACATTTTGCATCTGTCAGAACTTCCTCAACTCAGACTTGCTGCAATCTGTAAAGAACAAACTCTTCACTGCAGTTCTTAACAG GTGCTTACCGTGA
- the RHOT1 gene encoding mitochondrial Rho GTPase 1 isoform X4 → MKKDVRILLVGEPRVGKTSLIMSLVSEEFPEEVPPRAEEITIPADVTPERVPTHIVDYSEAEQSDEQLYHEISQANVICIVYAVNNKNSIDKVTSRWIPLINERTDKDSRLPLILVGNKSDLVEYSSMETILPIMNQYTEIETCVECSAKNLKNISELFYYAQKAVLHPTGPLYCPEEKEMKPACIKALTRIFRISDQDNDGTLNDAELNFFQRICFNTPLAPQALEDVKNVVRKNLSDGVADNGLTLKGFLFLHTLFIQRGRHETTWTVLRRFGYDDDLELTPEYLFPPLKIPPDCTTELNHHAYLFLQSIFDKHDLDRDCALSPDELKDLFKVFSYMPWGPDVNNTVCTNERGWITYQGFLSQWTLTTYLDVQRCLEYLGYLGYSILAEQESQASAITVTRDKKIDLQKKQTQRNVFRCNVVGMKGCGKSGVLQALLGRNLIRQRQIRAEHKSYYAINTVYVYGQEKYLLLHDVSDSEFLTDMETVCDAVCLVYDVSNPKSFEYCARIFKQHFVDSRIPCLVVAAKSDLHEVRQEYSISPAEFCKKHKMPPPQAFTCNTVDVPSKDIFVKLTTMAMYPHVTQADLKSSTFWLRASFGATVFAVLGFAMYKALLKQR, encoded by the exons ATGAAGAAGGACGTGAGGATCCTGCTGGTGGGAGAAC ccagagttGGGAAGACATCACTAATTATGTCTCTTGTCAGTGAAGAATTTCCAGAGGAG GTTCCACCACGAGCTGAAGAAATCACCATTCCAGCTGATGTCACCCCTGAAAGAGTGCCAACCCACATAGTGGATTATTCAG aagcagagcaaaGTGATGAGCAGCTTTACCATGAAATATCACAG GCAAATGTGATTTGTATAGTATATGCTGTTAACAACAAGAATTCTATTGATAAG GTAACAAGTCGATGGATTCCTCTCATCAATGAAAGGACAGACAAAGATAGCAG gctGCCTCTTATATTGGTTGGAAATAAGTCTGATCTAGTGGAATATAGCAGTATGGAAACCATCCTTCCCATTATGAATCAATATACAGAGATAGAAACATGTGTAGAG tgctcAGCCAAAAACTTGAAGAATATATCCGAGCTATTTTATTACGCACAGAAAGCTGTTCTACATCCTACAGGTCCTCTTTATTGCCCAGAGGAGAAAGAG ATGAAACCTGCCTGTATTAAAGCACTCACTCGCATTTTTAGAATTTCTGATCAGGATAATGATGGTACTCTCAATGATGCAGAGCTCAACTTCTTTCAG agaatttgttttaatacaCCACTGGCACCTCAAGCTTTGGAAGATGTAAAGAATGTAGTCAGGAAAAACCTAAGTGATGGAGTTGCAGATAATGGATTAACATTAAAAG gttttctttttctacacaCACTTTTCATTCAGCGAGGAAGGCACGAAACAACTTGGACTGTTTTACGTCGCTTTGGATATGATGATGACTTAGAGCTTACACCAGAGTACTTGTTCCCTCC GCTAAAAATTCCTCCGGACTGCACGACAGAATTAAATCATCATGCATATTTGtttcttcaaagcatttttgaTAAACATGATTTG GATAGAGATTGTGCTTTGTCTCCTGATGAATTGAAAGATTTGTTCAAAGTCTTCTCTTATATGCCATGGGGACCTGATGTTAACAACACTGTTTGTACAAATGAAAGGGGGTGGATTACATACCAAGGATTTCTCTCTCAGTGGAC ACTAACCACGTACTTAGATGTACAGCGTTGTCTGGAGTACCTGGGTTATTTAGGCTACTCGATACTTGCAGAACAAGAATCTCAAGCATCAGCAATTAcag taacaaGAGATAAAAAGATAGACCTCCAGAAAAAACAGActcagagaaatgttttccGATGCAATGTTGTTGGAATGAAAGGTTGTGGGAAAAGTGGAGTTCTTCAGGCTCTTCTTGGAAGAAATCTAATA AGACAGAGGCAAATACGTGCAGAACACAAATCTTACTATGCCATTAACACAGTCTATGTATATGGACAGGAAAAATACTTGCTG ctacatGATGTCAGTGACTCTGAATTTTTAACTGACATGGAGACCGTATGTGATGCTGTCTGCCTGGTATATGATGTCAGTAACCCTAAGTCCTTTGAGTACTGTGCCAGGATTTTTAAG CAACACTTCGTGGATAGCAGAATACCATGCTTAGTGGTAGCTGCCAAGTCTGACTTGCATGAAGTTAGACAGGAATATAGTATTTCTCCTGCTGAATTCTgcaaaaaacacaaaatgccTCCACCTCAAGCCTTTACTTGTAATACGGTTGATGTGCCGAGTAAGGATATCTTTGTTAAACTGACAACTATGGCAATGTATCC GCATGTGACACAAGCGGACCTCAAGAGCTCTACGTTTTGGCTCCGAGCAAGTTTTGGTGCTACTGTCTTTgcagttttgggttttgctaTGTACAAAGCATTATTAAAGCAACGATGA